A single region of the Chelonia mydas isolate rCheMyd1 chromosome 4, rCheMyd1.pri.v2, whole genome shotgun sequence genome encodes:
- the C4H4orf19 gene encoding uncharacterized protein C4orf19 homolog isoform X1, with translation MGCRCCKMIKSYIFDPEDVQSSRYPNEVNSYKPDKQDGNKFKGDQNNETPVHKNELQNDELKRTENKNRFNNTKEAFWNHKGTALPEEGLGNCIEKSDNAHSGVNSCSGTHPFPNHNTNRIKETIRHGNSSQSASSSLANRTRDLCTNGLSLPNESGKDCDPETGNHKKPDSEEPERSRDENSQSAGENSSLTESAILETQNDAIQLPDLDYLPRDSQTRNYNAPEKDSFSDNYTHSDQNAASIVINKGEDPGLSLPLHMKENYDSVEKGLKTEFVNVCVKEDMPDGLASEGLITEAQEEKHINHKEINGKIEEEEEEDAEVAEALAALEAATAGEDYEEDEEY, from the exons ATGGGGTGCAGGtgctgtaaaatgataaaaag CTATATCTTTGATCCAGAAGATGTACAATCCTCGAGATACCCCAATGAAGTAAACAGTTACAAACCAGACAAGCAAGACGGCAATAAATTCAAAGGCGATCAGAACAATGAAACTCCAGTGCATAAAAATGAACTGCAAAATGATGAGttaaagagaacagaaaataaaaacaggttCAATAACACAAAAGAGGCCTTCTGGAACCACAAAGGAACTGCTCTTCCCGAGGAAGGGCTAGGAAACTGCATTGAAAAGTCTGACAATGCTCACAGTGGTGTCAATTCCTGTAGTGGTACGCATCCCTTTCCTAATCACAACACAAACCGAATCAAAGAAACCATCAGACATGGAAATTCCAGCCAGTCAGCAAGTTCTTCTTTAGCCAACAGGACAAGAGACCTCTGCACCAATGGACTCTCTTTACCAAATGAATCTGGCAAAGACTGTGACCCAGAAACAGGCAATCACAAGAAGCCAGACTCAGAAGAGCCAGAACGTTCTCGAGATGAGAACTCGCAGTCTGCAGGAGAAAACAGCTCTCTCACAGAAAGTGCAATACTGGAGACCCAAAACGATGCCATTCAATTACCAGACCTGGATTACCTCCCACGTGATAGCCAAACCAGAAACTATAATGCTCCTGAAAAGGACAGTTTTTCAGACAATTATACCCATTCAGACCAAAATGCAGCATCTATAGTGATAAATAAGGGTGAGGACCCTGGCCTAAGCCTGCCTTTGCACATGAAGGAAAATTATGATTCAGTGGAGAAAGGTCTTAAAACTGAGTTTGTAAATGTATGCGTCAAAGAGGACATGCCTGATGGTCTTGCATCTGAGGGCCTCATAACAGAAGCACAAGAGGAAAAGCACATTAACCATaaagaaattaatggaaaaattgaagaggaggaggaggaggacgcaGAGGTGGCAGAAGCTCTTGCAGCGCTGGAAGCTGCAACCGCGGGGGAAGATTACGAAGAGGATGAGGAGTATTAG
- the C4H4orf19 gene encoding uncharacterized protein C4orf19 homolog isoform X2, giving the protein MISQLPLPICYIFDPEDVQSSRYPNEVNSYKPDKQDGNKFKGDQNNETPVHKNELQNDELKRTENKNRFNNTKEAFWNHKGTALPEEGLGNCIEKSDNAHSGVNSCSGTHPFPNHNTNRIKETIRHGNSSQSASSSLANRTRDLCTNGLSLPNESGKDCDPETGNHKKPDSEEPERSRDENSQSAGENSSLTESAILETQNDAIQLPDLDYLPRDSQTRNYNAPEKDSFSDNYTHSDQNAASIVINKGEDPGLSLPLHMKENYDSVEKGLKTEFVNVCVKEDMPDGLASEGLITEAQEEKHINHKEINGKIEEEEEEDAEVAEALAALEAATAGEDYEEDEEY; this is encoded by the coding sequence CTATATCTTTGATCCAGAAGATGTACAATCCTCGAGATACCCCAATGAAGTAAACAGTTACAAACCAGACAAGCAAGACGGCAATAAATTCAAAGGCGATCAGAACAATGAAACTCCAGTGCATAAAAATGAACTGCAAAATGATGAGttaaagagaacagaaaataaaaacaggttCAATAACACAAAAGAGGCCTTCTGGAACCACAAAGGAACTGCTCTTCCCGAGGAAGGGCTAGGAAACTGCATTGAAAAGTCTGACAATGCTCACAGTGGTGTCAATTCCTGTAGTGGTACGCATCCCTTTCCTAATCACAACACAAACCGAATCAAAGAAACCATCAGACATGGAAATTCCAGCCAGTCAGCAAGTTCTTCTTTAGCCAACAGGACAAGAGACCTCTGCACCAATGGACTCTCTTTACCAAATGAATCTGGCAAAGACTGTGACCCAGAAACAGGCAATCACAAGAAGCCAGACTCAGAAGAGCCAGAACGTTCTCGAGATGAGAACTCGCAGTCTGCAGGAGAAAACAGCTCTCTCACAGAAAGTGCAATACTGGAGACCCAAAACGATGCCATTCAATTACCAGACCTGGATTACCTCCCACGTGATAGCCAAACCAGAAACTATAATGCTCCTGAAAAGGACAGTTTTTCAGACAATTATACCCATTCAGACCAAAATGCAGCATCTATAGTGATAAATAAGGGTGAGGACCCTGGCCTAAGCCTGCCTTTGCACATGAAGGAAAATTATGATTCAGTGGAGAAAGGTCTTAAAACTGAGTTTGTAAATGTATGCGTCAAAGAGGACATGCCTGATGGTCTTGCATCTGAGGGCCTCATAACAGAAGCACAAGAGGAAAAGCACATTAACCATaaagaaattaatggaaaaattgaagaggaggaggaggaggacgcaGAGGTGGCAGAAGCTCTTGCAGCGCTGGAAGCTGCAACCGCGGGGGAAGATTACGAAGAGGATGAGGAGTATTAG